GTCAGATAGTCTTAAGCCAGCTGCAGATAAATTAAAGCTGAGCGTTCAAACACAGAAGGGTGTAACGCGTTCTGGCGTAACGGGCGCTGCAAAAGATCATCCGCTGGCCAATCCAAAGGTAGTTCAATCTCTGTTTGGCGATGATGCAGTAAAGAACAAACGCAATATTGAAGCTGTACAAACCTCTCCAGGCGTTTTTGTTTCGGCAAGAGTAGTTATTTTTCATCCCGCTCAAACTTTGCCTTACAAAGATGTTGCTGCTGAAGTGAAGCGTCAAGTTAGCCAGCGCATGGCTGAAAAGCTTGCCATAAGTGCGGCAGCTGTGCGCTATGCTTCACTCGAACAAGATCCTAAAGGTGCCACCGGTTTTGCTAGCCCAATCTGGGTTTCTCGCAATAAACCTGCAAACTTAGTAGGTGGAGCGCTGGATCAGGTAATGTCCACTAACCCTGATAAATTACCTGCACTGGTTTCTGTTCAAAATCCAGGGGTCGGTACTATTCTGTATCGTGTTGATCAGGTAAGACAGACCACAGGTATAGATGCCAAGGTCCACAAGGCACAAGCGCAACAAATTCAAGCATTGGCAGCTCAGTCTGAGTTTGCTGGCTTTATGGCTTACTGGCGTGATGTTGCTGGGGTTAAGATAATCAACCCACTGAAGCCGCCATCATCTAGTTCGGGTAGCTAATCTAGGCTACCTATTACTCTTCAGCAGTGTTTGATATGGGGCCATAGCGCCCCATACGTTTTTAAAGAGAATGGCTTGCGCCTTTTCATTAGGATGCATCCGATCCGATTGAAATAAATTGATGTCAGAGGCAACGTTCTTTAAAAAAAACGGTACAAGTTCAACTTGTTCCTGGCGAGCAAGCCTAGGATACAGATTCTGAAATTGCTTGGTGTACTCTTGCCCATAATTGGGTGGAATCTGCATTCCAAACAATAGAACTTTTGCTCCTGATATTTTGCTTAATTGAATCATCTTGCGTAAATTTTTATCTGACTCTTGGATTGATAGTCCGCGTAATGCATCATTTGCCCCAAGCTCTAAAAGGACAATTCCCGGTTTCTTTTGCTCCAATAGTTTTGGTAATCTCGATAGACCTCCAGAGCTAGTTTCCCCGCTAATGCTGGCGTTAAAAACAGTCCAAGGACTAGCTTCTTTATGAAGTTGGTCTTCCAGGAGCTTTACCCACCCGGCACCGCGCGCCAATCCATATTCTGCCGAGAGACTATCCCCCATAACCAAAATAACGGGATTGGTCTGAGCCTGTGTACTAAAAGGAATAAACAGGCAAAATAGACCGGTTGCCATCAAAATGGCTCTCATTTTTCTACTCAAGAATCTCAACCAAATATTTTGAATCATTTATGAGTATTCCAGTCAAAGTCCTTAGCGCACTACATTTAGGTAAACAAGTTCTATCTAGCGATGGATCGTTAACCATTTTGCACGACATTAGCTTTGACGTCTTTGATGGCGAAAGTGTTGCTATTACTGGTGCGTCGGGTTCTGGGAAAAGTACATTGCTCGGTCTTCTAGCCGGGTTGGATACTCCCTCTAGTGGGCATGTTGAGTTGGTCTCTCAAAATCTGAATGACCTGGATGAAGATGGGCGGGCGCAATTAAGGGGGCAAAAGGTTGGCTTTGTATTTCAATCCTTTCAATTGCTGCCTCATTTAACGGCACTTGAAAATGTCATGCTTCCAGCTGAGCTGAACGATATGGCAAAGCCCAAAGAAAATGCTCTGGCCTGCCTGGACCAGGTAGGTTTAAGTGAGCGAGCCAACCATTTCCCCAAAACCTTATCAGGCGGAGAGCAGCAACGAGTGGCCCTGGCAAGGGCTTTCATCATGAAGCCAGCAATTTTGTTTGCTGACGAGCCCACGGGCAGCCTAGATGAGGTTAGCGGGAATCGGGTTATTGAGCTGCTTTTTGAGCTAAATCGAGCCAATCATTCCACCCTTATTTTGGTCACCCATGACCAGGCCTTGGCTGAACGGTGCCAGCGACAGTTGCACCTTCAAGGCGGGCGATTGTTGTAGGCAAAACCTTATAATCTAGGGATGTCTTTTTTCCACTTTTTGCCTGGCGCTGATGCGCTTTCCCCCTTCCGCCAACAGCGACTTTTGGCTACTTTGGCTGCCCAAGGGGTTGATCTTGAGTCTATTGAAGCTCAATACCTCCATTTCATTTGGTCGGAGGCTGAGCTGAATGCCAAAAATCAAGATGTCATGGCTAGTTTATTGACTTATGGCCAGCTGTTTCACTCCAAAATACATCCAGGAAAATCTTGGTTCGGAACCGGTAAGGCCGAGAATCTAGGCGCCATCGTTATCCCAAGATTTGGGACTTTATCTCCTTGGGCCAGCAAGGCTACTGATATAGCTCGTCAATGTGGATTGGATGTGTTGCGGATTGAGCGTGGCGTTCAGTTTTCATGGAAAAGCAAAAAGGCGTTAACCCCAGAGCAACAACAATTAGTGCTAGCTGCTGTACATGACAGAATGACTGAAGCGGTGATTGATTCTACGGATGCAGCCAATGCTTTATACCAATCACTCGAGGACAAGCCATTCACTCGCATACCAGTGATGACTGAAGGCAGAGTTGCCCTTGATAAAGCTAATCAGGAATTAGGCCTTGCTTTATCTGATGACGAGGTGGCATATCTTGTTGAAAACTTTATACGCCTGCAGCGCAATCCATCAGACGTTGAGTTGATCATGTTTGCGCAAGCAAATAGCGAACACTGTCGCCATAAGATATTTAATTCCAGCTGGACAATTGATGGCGATGATCAAGAGCGATCCTTGTTCGCTATGATCCGCAATACTCACCAATTACAACCCGAAGGTACGATTGTTGCGTACTCTGATAACTCCGCAGTCATGGTTGGCTGCGAAGCGGAAACCTGGGTTCCCCAGGGCAAAGATCAACGCTATGAAAAAGATACGCGCTTGGTCCATACCCTTATGAAGGTGGAGACTCATAATCACCCGACTGCGATCGCTCCCTTTCCTGGCGCATCTACAGGTGCGGGCGGTGAAATTCGTGACGAGGGTGCTACTGGTATTGGCGGACGTCCCAAAGCTGGCCTTACCGGTTTCTCAGTATCTAATTTAAATATTCCTGGCACAGATCTTCCTTGGGAGAATCTGAAATACGGCAAGCCTGAGCGCATCGCTACACCTTTACAAATCATGATTGAAGGGCCACTAGGCGGCGCTGCATTCAATAATGAATTTGGTCGCCCAATTTTAGGTGG
This region of Polynucleobacter sp. JS-JIR-II-50 genomic DNA includes:
- a CDS encoding arylesterase, which codes for MIQNIWLRFLSRKMRAILMATGLFCLFIPFSTQAQTNPVILVMGDSLSAEYGLARGAGWVKLLEDQLHKEASPWTVFNASISGETSSGGLSRLPKLLEQKKPGIVLLELGANDALRGLSIQESDKNLRKMIQLSKISGAKVLLFGMQIPPNYGQEYTKQFQNLYPRLARQEQVELVPFFLKNVASDINLFQSDRMHPNEKAQAILFKNVWGAMAPYQTLLKSNR
- a CDS encoding ABC transporter ATP-binding protein: MSIPVKVLSALHLGKQVLSSDGSLTILHDISFDVFDGESVAITGASGSGKSTLLGLLAGLDTPSSGHVELVSQNLNDLDEDGRAQLRGQKVGFVFQSFQLLPHLTALENVMLPAELNDMAKPKENALACLDQVGLSERANHFPKTLSGGEQQRVALARAFIMKPAILFADEPTGSLDEVSGNRVIELLFELNRANHSTLILVTHDQALAERCQRQLHLQGGRLL